Below is a genomic region from Candidatus Binatia bacterium.
CAAGGTCTCCGGATTCGGCAACTTCGTGGTCAACACCAAGCGGCCGCGCAAGGGACGGAACCCTCAGACCGGCGAAGAGATCATCATCGTCGGCCGCAAAGTCCTCACCTTCAAGCCGAGCCAGATTTTAAAAAAGAGCCTCAACAGCGGCGCGTCCACTTAGGAACTTTCTCTCATGCCTCCTCGGCTGCCCGACAAAATCTATTTCAAGATCGG
It encodes:
- a CDS encoding integration host factor subunit alpha; translation: MTKAEIIARIYEKVGFAKKDATDVVEATFEIIKSCLEKGEKVKVSGFGNFVVNTKRPRKGRNPQTGEEIIIVGRKVLTFKPSQILKKSLNSGAST